Proteins co-encoded in one Prosthecobacter sp. genomic window:
- a CDS encoding Fic family protein, with protein sequence MSDTRLNRAIADAPHGIGIDALVHKLGKEASRRTLLRRLEEMVRHGEVERIGKARATKYHAIAKAAANLPRREMRYEMPERESIVVREDTPTDESEGNDATLRELRDVFREHYSLRKPVGYHREFLNSYVPNKTAYLPAELREHLRAKGQSAQMAELPPGTYARQVLDRLIIDLSWNSSRLEGSTYSLLETDFLLQQGHSDDPVRHKEARMILNHKAAIEFLVDSPDDLGFNRYTFLNLHSILTEGLLKNWKAEGALRTCPVGIGGSVYHPTSNPAVIEECFDLILQKAAVIRDPLECCFFLMVQMPYLQPFEDGNKRTSRLAANIPLIRANMSPLSFVGVPVQDYTTGVLGVYEMNRIELLREVFVHAYEQSASRYAAIRDELGEPEPILLRYRNEIADFIRDVVVKRLGKLDAAALLRRWAGQNITASERSKFIEVVEERLLSLSEGSIVRVRVRPSEFEAWWPVWNEVRPK encoded by the coding sequence ATGAGTGACACCAGGCTGAATCGTGCCATCGCCGATGCCCCACACGGCATCGGGATTGATGCGCTCGTGCATAAGCTCGGCAAGGAAGCTTCACGCCGCACTTTGCTGCGCCGCCTCGAAGAAATGGTGAGGCATGGTGAGGTTGAACGCATCGGCAAAGCACGGGCAACGAAGTACCATGCCATCGCAAAAGCTGCGGCAAATCTGCCACGACGCGAGATGCGGTATGAAATGCCTGAGCGTGAATCCATAGTCGTGCGCGAGGATACTCCGACTGATGAGTCAGAGGGCAATGACGCCACGCTGCGTGAACTGCGGGATGTGTTCCGTGAGCACTACTCGCTGCGCAAGCCGGTGGGCTATCACCGCGAATTTCTCAATTCGTATGTGCCGAATAAGACAGCGTATTTACCAGCAGAACTACGCGAGCATTTACGCGCAAAAGGACAGTCTGCACAAATGGCAGAACTGCCGCCAGGGACTTACGCACGGCAGGTGCTCGACCGGCTCATCATCGACCTCAGTTGGAACTCCAGCCGCCTCGAAGGCAGCACCTATTCGCTGCTGGAGACGGATTTCCTGCTCCAGCAGGGACACAGCGATGATCCCGTACGCCACAAAGAGGCACGGATGATCCTCAATCACAAAGCGGCCATCGAGTTCCTCGTGGATTCACCAGACGATCTGGGTTTCAACCGCTACACCTTCCTCAACCTGCACTCGATCCTCACTGAAGGGTTACTGAAGAACTGGAAAGCGGAAGGAGCGCTGCGCACCTGCCCAGTGGGCATCGGCGGAAGTGTTTATCATCCGACGAGCAACCCCGCCGTGATCGAAGAGTGCTTTGACCTGATCCTGCAAAAGGCCGCAGTGATCCGCGATCCGCTGGAGTGCTGCTTTTTCCTCATGGTACAGATGCCGTATCTGCAACCTTTTGAGGACGGCAACAAACGCACCTCGCGTCTGGCGGCGAACATCCCGCTGATCCGCGCGAATATGTCGCCGCTGTCGTTTGTGGGTGTCCCGGTGCAGGATTACACGACCGGCGTCCTCGGCGTGTACGAGATGAACCGCATCGAACTGCTACGCGAGGTCTTTGTGCATGCGTATGAGCAGTCCGCGTCTCGCTACGCGGCCATCCGCGATGAACTGGGCGAGCCGGAGCCAATCCTGCTGCGCTACCGCAACGAGATCGCGGACTTCATTCGTGATGTGGTGGTGAAACGTCTGGGCAAGCTGGATGCCGCCGCTCTGCTGCGCCGCTGGGCCGGACAAAACATCACCGCGAGCGAGCGGTCGAAGTTCATCGAGGTGGTCGAGGAGCGGCTGCTGTCGCTCAGCGAAGGCAGCATCGTGCGCGTACGTGTGCGCCCGTCCGAGTTTGAGGCATGGTGGCCTGTATGGAACGAGGTGCGTCCGAAGTGA
- a CDS encoding hemolysin family protein, producing MTPLLANLSAELVHEWAFTSSELFWQAFIVLAIVLLNAFFVAAEFAIVKVRDSQLQAAIEEGTHGAKFAQHVTRNLDAYLSAGQLGITLTSIALGIFGEPYVAMVVQPLMFKLGIVNETVIRWSSIGIAYAVVTYLHVVLGEQTPKVLAIRKSLAVSLVIARPLHFFYVLLKPAIIILNGSTNFALKFLFRIDPVSESELAHSEEELRHIVAESQKSKEVTETEKDILLNALALNDRCVRDVMTPRNQVVSLDADETFEASLKVAIDSKHTRYPLVEGHLDHAIGTIHIKDLLSLIGKPQPDLRKIKRELHMVPEMMPIDKLLRFFLDKHVHVALAVDEFGGAVGIVTLDNVLEEIVGDIQDEFDHEVSEFRRINENEFTVEGTYNLYELADQTGIDLESDEVTTIGGYVTHLLGHLPKVGEKVTIEEYEVTTTKADLRRVLQLHFKRLSSVADEKAAADGMPEGV from the coding sequence ATGACCCCCCTGCTTGCCAATCTCTCCGCCGAACTGGTGCATGAGTGGGCGTTTACCTCCAGCGAACTTTTCTGGCAGGCCTTCATCGTCCTGGCCATCGTGCTGCTGAACGCCTTCTTCGTCGCCGCCGAGTTTGCCATTGTCAAAGTGCGCGACAGCCAGCTCCAGGCCGCCATTGAGGAAGGCACCCATGGGGCCAAGTTTGCCCAGCATGTGACGCGGAATCTGGACGCCTACCTTTCCGCCGGCCAGCTTGGCATCACGCTTACCAGCATCGCGCTCGGCATTTTTGGCGAGCCCTACGTCGCGATGGTGGTGCAGCCGCTCATGTTCAAGCTGGGCATCGTCAACGAAACCGTCATCAGGTGGTCCTCCATCGGCATCGCCTATGCGGTCGTCACCTACCTGCATGTCGTGCTTGGGGAGCAGACGCCGAAGGTGCTCGCCATTCGCAAATCCCTGGCCGTCAGCCTGGTCATCGCCCGTCCGCTGCATTTTTTCTATGTCCTGCTCAAGCCGGCCATCATCATCCTCAACGGCTCCACCAACTTTGCGCTGAAGTTTCTCTTCCGTATTGATCCCGTCTCCGAAAGCGAGCTGGCCCACTCCGAAGAGGAACTGCGCCACATCGTCGCCGAAAGCCAGAAGTCGAAGGAGGTGACGGAAACCGAAAAGGACATCCTCCTCAACGCCCTTGCCCTCAACGACCGCTGCGTGCGCGATGTCATGACTCCGCGCAACCAGGTGGTCTCGCTCGATGCCGATGAGACCTTTGAGGCCAGCCTCAAAGTCGCCATCGACTCCAAACACACGCGCTACCCACTCGTCGAAGGCCACCTCGACCACGCCATCGGCACCATCCACATCAAGGATCTCCTCAGTCTCATCGGCAAACCACAGCCCGACCTGCGCAAAATCAAACGCGAGCTGCACATGGTGCCGGAGATGATGCCCATCGACAAACTGCTGCGCTTCTTCCTCGACAAGCACGTCCACGTCGCCCTGGCCGTCGATGAGTTCGGCGGCGCTGTAGGCATCGTCACGCTTGACAACGTGCTTGAAGAAATTGTCGGCGACATCCAGGACGAGTTCGACCACGAGGTCAGCGAGTTCCGCCGCATCAACGAGAACGAGTTCACCGTCGAAGGCACCTACAATCTCTACGAACTCGCTGATCAGACCGGCATCGACCTCGAGAGCGACGAAGTCACCACCATCGGTGGTTACGTCACCCATCTGCTCGGTCATCTGCCCAAGGTCGGTGAGAAAGTGACGATTGAAGAATACGAAGTGACCACCACGAAGGCCGATCTCCGCCGCGTGCTGCAGTTGCACTTCAAGCGTCTTTCCAGCGTCGCCGATGAAAAAGCCGCTGCCGACGGTATGCCCGAAGGCGTGTGA
- a CDS encoding thiazole synthase gives MPNQPLTIANRQFSSRLMLGTGKFASGELMRDAIVASETEIVTVALRRADLTGRGDPFANILDFIPKNVLLLPNTSGAMNAEEAVRLARLAVAAGLPNWVKLEIHPDPRYLLPDPIETLKAAEILVKEGFIVLPYINADPVLARRLQDVGTATVMPLGSPIGSHQGITTRRQIEIIITQATVPVVVDAGIGAPSHAAEAFEIGADAVLVNTAIAVASDPVRMAQAFKMAVEAGRSAYEIGLSEGAAEASATSPLTTFLYQ, from the coding sequence GTGCCAAATCAGCCCCTCACTATCGCCAACCGTCAGTTCAGCTCCCGCCTCATGCTGGGGACGGGCAAATTCGCGAGTGGCGAGCTGATGCGCGATGCCATCGTGGCCTCGGAAACGGAAATCGTGACCGTGGCGCTGCGCCGGGCTGATTTGACGGGGAGGGGCGATCCTTTTGCTAACATCCTCGATTTCATCCCGAAAAACGTGCTGCTGCTGCCGAACACCAGCGGCGCAATGAACGCCGAGGAGGCGGTGCGTCTGGCACGGCTGGCCGTGGCCGCTGGTTTGCCGAACTGGGTGAAGCTCGAAATTCATCCTGACCCGCGCTACCTCCTGCCGGACCCAATTGAGACGCTCAAAGCGGCTGAAATCCTCGTGAAGGAGGGGTTTATCGTGCTGCCCTACATCAATGCCGACCCCGTGCTGGCCCGTCGCTTGCAGGATGTGGGAACTGCCACGGTCATGCCGTTGGGATCGCCTATCGGCTCGCATCAGGGTATCACCACACGGCGGCAGATCGAAATCATCATCACCCAGGCCACCGTGCCGGTCGTGGTGGATGCGGGGATCGGAGCGCCCAGCCATGCCGCCGAGGCCTTTGAAATAGGGGCGGATGCTGTGCTGGTGAACACCGCCATCGCCGTGGCCTCGGACCCGGTGCGCATGGCCCAAGCCTTCAAAATGGCCGTGGAGGCCGGGCGCAGCGCCTATGAGATCGGCCTGAGCGAAGGCGCAGCAGAGGCTTCAGCCACCAGTCCGCTGACGACTTTCTTGTATCAATAG
- a CDS encoding zinc ribbon domain-containing protein produces the protein MPTYSYIAADPDKGCPACRKGFDLRRPISRPALEVCPLCKQPVKKLVSAFNTPKLTKPLSVSDAKAAGFTILEKRCDGNYEKL, from the coding sequence ATGCCCACCTACTCCTACATCGCTGCTGACCCAGACAAAGGATGCCCTGCATGCCGCAAGGGTTTTGATCTGCGTCGGCCGATCAGCAGACCCGCGCTTGAGGTCTGCCCGTTGTGCAAACAACCGGTGAAGAAGCTGGTCTCAGCCTTCAACACACCCAAGCTCACCAAGCCGCTCTCCGTCTCCGACGCCAAAGCCGCCGGATTCACCATTCTGGAAAAGCGCTGCGACGGGAACTACGAGAAGCTGTGA
- a CDS encoding low specificity L-threonine aldolase, producing the protein MSVETKYHFASDNTSGICPEAWQALEEANAGYQPSYGADSITAEACETFRRFFETDCDVYFVFNGTAANSLSLATLCQSYHSIITAQEAHVETDECGAPEFFSHGSKILLARSPLGKLDPADVERLATSRNDVHFPKPRALSISQSTELGTVYRPGEVKGLGALAKQHGLAIHMDGARFFNALAGLNCAPADITWRAGVDVLCCGGTKLGMAVTEAVVFFNKELSQEFAYRCKQAGQLCSKMRFISAQWLRILSDETWKRHAQNGNLLAKRLADALGHLPGVQILYPVDANAVFAKLPEKMKDGLKERGWVFYSFIGGGSRLMCSWHTAEADVDAFVTDAARFV; encoded by the coding sequence ATGAGCGTCGAAACCAAATACCACTTCGCTTCCGACAACACCTCAGGCATTTGTCCTGAAGCGTGGCAGGCGCTGGAAGAAGCGAATGCGGGCTACCAGCCAAGCTACGGTGCCGATTCGATCACAGCAGAGGCTTGCGAGACGTTCCGGCGTTTTTTTGAGACGGACTGCGACGTGTATTTCGTGTTCAACGGCACGGCGGCGAACTCGCTCTCGCTGGCGACGCTGTGCCAGAGCTACCACAGCATTATCACAGCGCAGGAGGCGCATGTGGAGACAGACGAGTGCGGCGCGCCGGAGTTTTTCAGCCACGGGTCAAAAATCCTGCTCGCCCGCAGTCCGCTGGGCAAACTGGATCCTGCTGATGTCGAGCGGTTGGCGACGAGCCGCAATGATGTGCATTTTCCGAAGCCGCGTGCGCTGAGCATCAGCCAAAGCACAGAACTGGGCACGGTGTATCGCCCCGGTGAGGTGAAAGGACTCGGCGCTCTCGCGAAACAACATGGGCTGGCGATTCACATGGATGGCGCGCGATTTTTCAATGCCCTGGCCGGTTTGAACTGTGCTCCCGCCGACATCACCTGGCGAGCCGGTGTTGACGTGCTGTGCTGTGGCGGCACGAAGCTGGGCATGGCGGTCACGGAAGCCGTGGTGTTCTTCAACAAGGAGCTGTCCCAGGAGTTTGCCTACCGCTGCAAACAGGCGGGGCAGCTTTGCTCGAAGATGCGTTTCATCTCCGCGCAATGGTTGCGCATTCTGAGCGATGAAACGTGGAAGCGGCATGCGCAAAACGGCAACTTGCTGGCGAAACGTCTCGCTGATGCGCTGGGCCATCTGCCCGGTGTGCAGATTTTGTATCCGGTGGATGCGAACGCGGTCTTTGCCAAACTGCCGGAGAAGATGAAGGACGGTCTCAAGGAGCGTGGCTGGGTGTTCTACAGCTTCATCGGCGGTGGATCGCGACTGATGTGCTCCTGGCACACCGCAGAAGCCGATGTCGATGCCTTCGTAACCGACGCGGCACGATTCGTCTGA
- the rpsN gene encoding 30S ribosomal protein S14 yields the protein MAKTCWLERDKRKRKTVEKYAKLRAELKAKGDYVGLSMLPRDASPTRLINRCRVTGRRRAFIRRFQMSRMTFRELASQGMIPGVTKSSW from the coding sequence ATGGCAAAAACATGCTGGCTCGAGCGCGACAAGCGCAAACGTAAAACCGTCGAAAAGTACGCAAAGCTGCGTGCTGAACTCAAGGCGAAAGGCGACTACGTCGGCCTCTCGATGCTTCCTCGTGATGCAAGCCCGACGCGTCTCATCAACCGCTGCCGTGTCACCGGTCGTCGTCGCGCGTTCATCCGCCGCTTCCAGATGTCTCGTATGACTTTCCGCGAACTCGCCTCCCAGGGCATGATCCCCGGTGTGACGAAGTCCAGTTGGTAG